From Oscillatoria sp. FACHB-1407, a single genomic window includes:
- the petC gene encoding cytochrome b6-f complex iron-sulfur subunit — protein MAQLSGNPDVPDLGRRQFMNALLLGAGATTVLGALYPVVKYFIPPSSGATGGGVTAKDALGKDIIVSDFLASHTPGERALAQGLKGDPTYIVVESSDAIANYGINAVCTHLGCVVPWNGNEGKFICPCHGSQYDGTGKVVRGPAPLSLALAHADVTEDGTISLTPWTETDFRTGDAPWWA, from the coding sequence ATGGCTCAACTCTCTGGAAATCCTGATGTACCCGATTTGGGTCGTCGCCAATTTATGAATGCACTCTTGCTTGGGGCTGGGGCAACTACCGTTTTGGGTGCGCTCTACCCTGTGGTGAAGTATTTCATTCCCCCTTCAAGTGGTGCGACCGGAGGTGGTGTTACTGCTAAAGATGCTCTGGGTAAGGATATTATCGTCAGCGATTTTCTGGCAAGCCATACACCGGGTGAGCGTGCTTTGGCTCAAGGCTTGAAGGGCGATCCCACTTACATTGTGGTTGAGAGTTCTGATGCGATCGCCAACTATGGTATCAATGCTGTTTGCACTCACCTGGGTTGTGTCGTGCCCTGGAATGGCAACGAAGGCAAGTTCATCTGCCCCTGCCACGGTTCCCAGTACGACGGCACTGGCAAAGTGGTTCGTGGTCCCGCTCCGCTCTCACTGGCACTGGCTCACGCTGATGTCACCGAAGATGGCACAATTTCTTTGACTCCCTGGACTGAAACCGATTTCCGCACAGGGGATGCTCCCTGGTGGGCATAG
- a CDS encoding DUF3067 family protein yields MTGEDLHQLLLSKWGRSYDIQIRRTQGKIFVQIMWKYLEQASFPLSESEYLEHLETVSNYLNAWGGTEQFAAFIEQTSDRPRTGKAVNIPIDLGERASEWLLEEF; encoded by the coding sequence ATGACTGGAGAAGATTTGCATCAACTATTGCTCAGCAAATGGGGGCGATCGTACGACATTCAAATTCGTCGGACGCAGGGCAAAATTTTTGTTCAAATTATGTGGAAATACCTGGAGCAGGCATCATTTCCTCTCTCCGAAAGCGAATACCTGGAACATCTTGAAACCGTCTCAAACTACCTCAACGCCTGGGGAGGGACAGAGCAATTTGCCGCCTTTATCGAGCAGACGAGCGATCGCCCCCGCACAGGTAAAGCCGTCAATATTCCCATTGATTTAGGCGAACGCGCCTCTGAGTGGCTGCTAGAGGAGTTTTGA